One segment of Cutaneotrichosporon cavernicola HIS019 DNA, chromosome: 4 DNA contains the following:
- the SWD1 gene encoding uncharacterized protein (Transcriptional activator) has product MQQLLNPFAQKYPEAVDCTLSSQATSVRFNPSGPYAGHYLAAGGSDGLVEVWDVETRGIVRQLEGHVKAVGGLSWSRNNRFLLSTSLDGTAIVWDLAALSPLLRPLVRATWPRSRTLRFDAPLSTGAFHPRNAGLILVTLTCNEVVLVDLRGYGPSEAGRRWVLVDVMEGDEEEEGAKKKALTCAAWSPCGSRIYAGTNGGMVLVIDPVSRLVQSRIKVGTSGIKQLAFDGAGRNLILNSTDRALRVLTVSPQTGALAPIHRFQDLVNRTPWHAVGFSGDGEYVFGGAGHKMSHNVFVWDREAGALVKVLEGPKESLMDADWHPTRPIIATVENSGDVHIWQTSSPDNWAAFAPGFEELEENVEYDEHEDEFDIEDEDDAARKMNEAEDEDIDVLSPADDFPRRPEPSLGAAGAGEHDEEDEAARAARLVRAAAEWADAQPDHDSWEGFYLSIDLLEEPIENE; this is encoded by the exons ATGCAACAGCTCTTAA ACCCCTTTGCACAAAAGTATCCCGAAGCGGTCGACTGCACCCTCTCCTCGCAGGCTACGTCGGTGCGCTTCAACCCCTCCGGCCCCTATGCGGGCCATTACCTCGCAGCAGGAGGGAGCGACGGTCTAGTGGAAGTATGGGATGTCGAGACGCGGGGTATAGtccgccagctcgagggcCACGTCAAGGCCGTGGGAGGGTTGAG ctgGTCGCGCAATAACCgtttcctcctctccacatCTCTTGACGGCACGGCGATTGTATGggacctcgccgcgctATCGCCCCTCCTACGGCCTCTGGTACGCGCGACCTGGCCCCGCTCACGGACGTTACGGTTCGACGCTCCTCTATCTACTGGCGCATTTCATCCTCGCAACGCGGggctcatcctcgtcacaTTGACTTGTAACGAGGTAGTGCTTGTCGATCTAAGGGGCTATGGGCCGAGCGAGGCGGGTCGACGCTGGGTATTGGTGGATGTCatggagggcgacgaggaagaagaaggggccaagaagaaggcgttGACATGTGCGGCTTGGTCGCCCTGCGGGTCGAGGATATATGCCGGCACAAACGGGGGCATGGTGCTCGTCATTGACCCCGTGTCACGCCTCGTCCAGAGCCGCATCAAGGTCGGCACGAGCGGGATCAAGCAGCTGGCCTTTGACGGAGCTGGACG CAATCTCATCCTCAACTCTACGGACCGGGCTCTGCGAGTCCTCACCGTCTCGCCGCAGACTGGAGCTCTGGCCCCGATTCACCGCTTCCAGGACCTCGTGAACCGCACGCCTTGGCATGCTGTGGGCTTCTCGGGGGACGGTGAGTACGTTTTTGGTGGGGCTGGGCATAAGATGAGCCACAATGTGTTTGTGTGGGACCGCGAGGCGGGGGCTTTGGTCAAAGTGCTCGAGGGGCCGAAGGAGAGCTTGATGGATGCGGAC tggCACCCCACCCGCCCGATTATTGCGACTGTCGAGAACTCGGGCGACGTGCATATCTGGCAAACCAGCTCGCCTGACAACTGGGCAGCCTTCGCACCGGGCTtcgaggaactcgaggagaatgtcgagtacgacgagcatgaggacgagtttgacATT gaagacgaggatgacgcggCGCGTAAGATGAACGAagccgaggacgaagaTATTGATGTCCTGTCACCCGCTGATGACTTCCCGCGGCGCCCCGAACCATCCCTAGGTGCGGCTGGAGCAggcgagcacgacgaggaggacgaggcggcccgcgccgcgcgaTTGGTGCGTGCTGCTGCAGAATGGGCAGACGCGCAACCAGATCACGACTCGTGGGAGGGTTTCTACCTCTCCATAGATCTGCTAGAGGAGCCGATAGAGAACGAGTGA
- a CDS encoding uncharacterized protein (Acetyltransferase (GNAT) domain) codes for MRILERIDNDRRTVLHARLRASNTAASPALARLRDSTDDEEVPIHIWALDGDAEDTLGDLKLGLIRHHSKGPSKSAPPPPTCSTVPSVPSEAGASIPAHPTPGSAAAADSDDLLGGLVGHTWAHWLHITYLFVAPAERGAGIGRVLLEQAERIARARGCLAAIVQTWDFQAPQFYIANGYEVAGKVEGYPPGITDYTLIKRFGDFDNSVGVRSKGVSLGVTDV; via the coding sequence ATGCGCATCCTCGAACGTATCGACAACGATCGCCGGACTGTGCTGCACGCCCGCCTGCGGGCTAGTAATACCGCGGCGTCACCCGCTCTCGCGCGATTGAGGGATAGtaccgacgacgaggaggtaCCGATCCATATTTGGGCGCTGGATGGGGACGCCGAGGATACTCTGGGAGACCTCAAGTTGGGCTTGATACGTCACCATTCGAAAGGGCCCTCCAAGTCCGCACCACCTCCGCCAACTTGTTCCACAGTCCCATCCGTACCCTCCGAAGCCGGAGCCTCCATTCCGGCCCACCCGACCCCAGGTAGCGCTGCAGCCgcggactcggacgacctcctcggcggcctggtCGGGCATACCTGGGCACATTGGCTACATATCACGTACCTCTTCGTTGCACCCGCCGAGCGAGGCGCTGGGATAGGCcgtgtcctcctcgagcaggcTGAGCGGATAGCTCGCGCACGCGGGTGCCTTGCTGCCATCGTGCAAACGTGGGACTTTCAGGCTCCACAGTTCTACATCGCCAACGGGTACGAGGTCGCAGGCAAGGTAGAGGGTTACCCGCCTGGCATCACCGACTACACTCTCATCAAGCGCTTCGGCGATTTCGACAATTCTGTAGGAGTACGGAGTAAGGGTGTGTCGCTCGGCGTGACCGACGTCTAA
- the CAJ1 gene encoding uncharacterized protein (X-domain of DnaJ-containing) gives MSTIVDARPRGNYVPVDCPECASPQEYQIPPTYIGTLRVRCSACKAMFAHDAARRSNNASPNPPPKASKRRGGIGTDANPIDMAYYDVLGLEASATSEQIKKAYRRLAIKLHPDKNRDDPDAEEKFKQISVAYQILSDPKTRKSYNEFGQKNGGGGGAEETQIDPEEVFGQMFGGTRFEDLIGTISIGKDMKDVFQQQHEEEADDIVMVNGKPQLSPEAQARRAERERIQNEEKARERAERVDKLSANLVRKLSIFTEAAKSPDDPLVGPSFKEICRLEAEDLKEESYGVDLLHSIGYTYKSRSAQYLASAQFAPLGWFHGAKNTFNAVSEAVSTVRSALELKSVFEKLQAAEQSGVSPEELRKLEEQAAEQGVRTLWKGAKMEVESVIRETCDKVLSDPTVSREKRELRGAAMGLMGDAFISIRAGDSGPSDEYVRIETAASKQRDAARAGEKAKGP, from the exons ATGTCCACGATTGTCGAtgcgcgtcctcgcggaAACTACGTCCCAGTCGACTGTCCTGA atGCGCGTCTCCGCAAGAGTACCAGATTCCACCGACATACATCGGCACCCTCCGCGTGCGCTGTTCAGCATGCAAGGCCATGTTCGCTCACGAtgccgcgcggcgcagtAACAACGCGTCGCCTAATCCGCCGCCCAAGGCGTCGAAGCGCCGCGGGGGGATCGGCACGGACGCCAACCCCATTGATATGGCGTACTATGATGTCCTGGGACTTgaggcgagcgcgacgagcgagcAGATCAAGAAGGCGTACCGCCGGCTGGCGATCAAGTTGCACCCGGACAAG AACCGCGACGACcccgatgccgaggagaagtTCAAGCAGATCAGCGTCGCGTACCAAATCCTGTCCGACCCAAAAACGCGCAAGAGCTACAACGAGTTTGGGCAGAAGaacggtggcggtggcggcgcggaggagaCGCAGATCGACCCCGAGGAGGTGTTTGGCCAGATGTTTGGCGGCACGCGCTTCGAGGACCTCATCGGAACAATCAGTATTG GCAAGGACATGAAGGACGTGTtccagcagcagcacgaggaggaagccgaCGACATTGTCATGGTCAACGGCAAGCCGCAGCTGAGTCCGGAGGCacaagcgcggcgcgcggagcgcgagcgcattcagaacgaggagaaggcgcggGAGCGGGCCGAGCGTGTTGACAAGCTGTCGGCCAACCTCGTGCGCAAGCTCAGCATCTtcaccgaggccgccaagaGCCCGGACGACCCGCTGGTCGGGCCGAGCTTCAAGGAGATctgccgcctcgaggccgaggatctcaaggaggagagttATGGTGTCGACCTACTGCACTCGATCGGGTACACGTACAAGTCGCGGTCTGCCCAGTACTTG gcaTCGGCCCAGTTCGCACCGCTCGGCTGGTTCCATGGTGCCAAGAACACCTTCAACGCCGTGTCCGAGGC CGTATCCACTGTCCGCTCCGCGCTTGAGCTGAAGAGCGTATTTGAGAAGCTGCAGGCTGCCGAGCAGTCCGGCGTATCGCCCGAGGAGTTGCGCAAGCTTGAAGAACAGGCGGCCGAGCAGGGTGTTCGCACACTCTGGAAGGGCGCCAAGATGGAGGTCGAGAGCGTAATCCGCGAGACGTGCGACAAGGTGCTCTCCGACCCCACTGTGTcgcgcgagaagcgcgagcttCGAGGTGCCGCGATGGGCTTAATGGGTGAC gcgtTCATTTCCATCCGCGCGGGCGACTCTGGACCATCGGATGAGTACGTCCGCATCGAGACGGCCGCCAGCAagcagcgcgacgccgcgcgtgcAGGTGAAAAGG CCAAGGGCCCCTAG
- the TCB2 gene encoding uncharacterized protein (Protein kinase C conserved region 2 (CalB)), with amino-acid sequence MAQDPHPGAAQASHINPNDVAPSHMTSSQKEAIANVVAHDAAKGATVYSLDDQKPEAKKGGVRGVFGAPKALGKGVMNVGQGVGKGVGAVGKGAIHGVGAVGGGVVHGVGAVGGGVVHGVGAVGKGAAGVVTNVGGAAVGGVGAIGGQAKNALGSIPGMGALKDDPKGSARAVAIDTSTSASAPKPTVSLEDAKKAAAAPTEDDIPGTIPKTVLPGIPEWMGIGWKEVAGVAGKGRPDAQTSQDLSILSGFLKEQYYGQWWHNAGIIFFAVIATRFVTWLRFGWGSLFIILGTCATFYSLSIKRTRQRARDDIQRELSKTRLITDNESAGWLNGFLERFWLIYEPVLSQTIVAGVAPALEANCPSFLESLKLTTFTLGNKAPRIDYVRTFPKTPDDVVVMDWALSFTPTDVSDITPIQAKSRVNPKIILEIRLGKGIVSTGMPVLLEDISFSGRMRIKMTFMSDFPHIQKVELSFLEQPTFDYVLKPIGGETLGVDINSIPGLAPFIRDQVHANLGPMMYDPNVFTLDLESMLAGSPLDAANGVLKIQVIDAQDLKATKFGGGDPDPYVSISVGAGAAVARTRTIPSSTSPSWNETQFVLIKSLNDVLNLNVMDYNDMRSDALLGTVNHELVTLGEDAEQDGIVGRILNTGKDRGGMRYNLSYYPAILPEKNPDGTFEPVPDIPSGIVRLEILQAKDFGLHNDISAKALIYLGKGKSPIHETKVIKKNASPAWSDHVEFICADKNASVVTVRIIDTRSEREIGRAAIRVADILEGKEKGEDWFPLANSRAAKIRLTAAFKPVNLPGSIDGASSYVPPIGVLRVHLKNAVDVKNVEAMGKSDPYAKVMIGSKVFARTEVCDDTLNPNWDQIVYVPVHSLKEKVKIELMDYQNIGKDRSLGSVSFNVSDMAVENPNNVAYPFESTGRASLSERIFLGKNNQFKGTLNFDVDFNPAMELRGGVSFEPVTDDVEEAAKSAAGVNGNSPNGTTKAEGATETLKDSPTDTKATLKDKDGNPIKEEDAPPPAPEKGVVLTREKLFQSQSGVLAFQVIEGTLARKGAVEVLFDDGYWPVYASERARSAHQRWDQIGEGFVRELDFGRIWLRINANDDDDHEDIVAEVQMGTREFLDQALDKEATFVLSDPKGGGGCSSIKMSARYIPVEIQLAARESMNDQGMLSFTLVSGKNLKGVDRSGKSDPYVSFVLNNVKVAKSETKKKTRDPQWNEQFETVVPSRVRAKFVAQVNDWDRVGSATPMGDAIIDLAAMEPFQPSNIDVPVVHNGENVGTLQLHMIFRPTIIARRRTNTNAFAGAGRAVTSIGGAALGAPVALGKGVVHGGGAVVSGVGRGVGTVVGAPGRLFGRSKNRSSSVTQNQPQEILREEDENRAMGGSHLAVPGYDVGQGQAPQATAGQISAPAGMSGDMMPVGEEATTLPPGAGEAPQEPGTLIVSVLSVKDVQPQGSHSASALKPYVTVRVGNKSHKTDHVKGTEGDFNETFNFNLPLGTTELSLSVFDKHTLGKDTELGEATVDIWRHLQPAIPTADVFVELTQGSGQVKLRLDWQAGMLQRGMSRMRSRTPSVSSKQGIVPETPRSSRFAMTPTKSTANGQGPQ; translated from the exons AGCTTGGACGATCAGAAACCCGAGGCAAAGAAAGGCGGCGTTAGGGGTGTCTTTGGTGCTCCTAAGGCTCTCGGCAAGGGTGTTATGAATGTTGGCCAGGGTGTTGGCAAAGGTGTTGGCGCTGTCGGCAAGGGTGCCATccacggcgtcggcgctgtTGGCGGTGGAGTTGTCCATGGCGTGGGTGCTGTTGGCGGTGGAGTAGTCCATGGCGTGGGCGCCGTGGGCAAAGGTGCAGCCGGTGTTGTCACCAATGTTGGCGGTGCTGCCGTCGGTGGTGTCGGTGCGATCGGCGGGCAGGCCAAGAATGCGCTCGGCTCAATCCCAGGCATGggcgcgctcaaggacgatCCCAAGGGCAGTGCTCGTG CCGTCGCCATTGACACGTCTACCTCTGCCTCCGCTCCGAAGCCTACCGTTTCCCTTGAGGACGCCAAGAAAGCTGCAGCGGCTCCCACA GAGGACGACATCCCCGGTACGATCCCCAAGACTGTCCTGCCCGGTATTCCGGAATGG ATGGGGATCGGCTGGAAGGAGGTCGCAGGCGTTGCAGGCAAGGGCAGGCCCGACGCCCAGACGTCCCAGGACCTGAGCATCCTCAGCGGCTTCCT CAAGGAGCAGTACTACGGCCAGTGGTGGCACAACGCTGGTATT ATCTTCTTCGCCGTTATTGCGACCCGCTTCGTCACCTGGCTCCGCTTCGGCTGGGGATCGCTCTTCATCATTCTGGGCACCTGTGCTACTTTCTATTCTCTCTCGATTAAACGTACCCGCCAGCGCGCTCGCGATGACATTCAGCGCGAGCTGAGCAAGACTCGTCTTATCACTGACAACGAGtcggctggctggctgaACGGCTTCCTCGAGCGCTTCTGGCTCATCTATGAGCCGGTTCTCTCTCAGACCATTGTTGCTGGCGTTGCGCCtgccctcgaggccaacTGCCCGAGCTTCCTCGAGTCTCTCAAGCTCACCACGTTCACTC TCGGCAACAAGGCGCCCCGCATCGACTACGTACGCACATTCCCCAAGAC TCCTGACGATGTTGTTGTCATGGACTGGGCACTCTCGTTCACGCCGACCGACGTCTCGGACATTACACCCATCCAAGCCAAGAGCCGTGTCAACCCGAAGATCATCCTCGAGATCCGTCTCGGCAAGGGTATCGTCTCGACGGGCATGCCTGTcctgctcgaggacatTTCCTTCTCGGGCCGCATGCGCATCAAGATGACCTTCATGAGCGACTTCCCGCACATTCAGAAGGTCGAACTCAgcttcctcgagcagccCACGTTCGACTACGTTCTCAAGCCTATCGGCGGTGAGACCCTAGGCGTTGACATCAACAGCATCCCCGGTCTCGCCCCCTTCATCCGTGACCAGGTCCACGCAAACCTCGGACCCATGATGTACGACCCCAACGTCTtcaccctcgacctcgagtcGATGCTGGCGGGTTCGCCCCTCGACGCTGCCAACGGTGTCCTCAAGATCCAGGTTATTGACGCCCAGGACCTCAAGGCCACGAAgtttggtggtggcgaccCTGACCCGTACGTTTCGATCTCAGTCGGTGCTGGCGCGGCAGTTGCTCGCACGCGTACCATCCCGtcatcgacgtcgccctcctggAACGAGACCCAGTTTGTTCTCATCAAGTCGCTCAACGATGttctcaacctcaacgTTATGGACTACAACGACATGCGCTCTGacgctctcctcggcacTGTCAAccacgagctcgtcactctcggcgaggatgccgagcAGGACGGCATCGTTGGTCGCATCTTGAACACCGGCAAAGACCGTGGCGGGATGCGCTACAACCTGTCCTACTACCCGGCTATCCTCCCAGAGAAGAACCCCGACGGCACTTTCGAGCCTGTTCCCGACATCCCCTCCGGTATCGTGCGTCTTGAGATCCTCCAGGCTAAAGACTTTGGTCTCCACAACGACATCAGCGCCAAGGCTCTCATCTACCttggcaagggcaagtCGCCTATCCACGAGACCAAGGTCATCAAGAAGAACGCCTCGCCCGCTTGGAGCGACCACGTCGAGTTCATCTGTGCCGATAAGAACGCCTCCGTCGTAACCGTCCGCATCATCGACACCAGATCTGAGCGCGAGAtcggccgcgccgccatTCGCGTTGCCGACATCCTTGAGGGtaaggagaagggcgaggactGGTTCCCGCTTGCCAACTCGAGAGCTGCCAAGATTCGTCTCACTGCTGCCTTTAAGCCTGTCAACCTCCCCGGCTCCATCGACGGCGCCAGCTCGTACGTCCCTCCCATCGGTGTTCTCCGTGTCCACCTCAAGAatgccgtcgacgtcaaaaacgtcgaggccatggGCAAGTCGGACCCGTACGCCAAGGTCATGATCGGCTCGAAAGTCTTTGCTCGCACCGAGGTCTGCGACGACACCCTTAATCCCAACTGGGACCAGATCGTCTACGTCCCGGTTCACAGCCTCAAAGAGAAGGTCAAGATTGAGCTCATGGACTACCAGAACATCGGCAAGGACCGCAGCCTCGGTAGTGTCTCCTTCAACGTCTCCGACATGGCCGTGGAGAACCCGAACAACGTTGCGTACCCTTTCGAATCTACCGGCCGCGCTTCGCTCTCCGAGCgcatcttcctcggcaAGAACAACCAGTTCAAGGGGACTCTGAActtcgacgtcgacttCAACCCGGCCATGGAGCTTCGCGGCGGTGTGTCTTTCGAGCCCGTGACAgacgacgttgaggaggctgcTAAGTCTGCTGCTGGCGTTAACGGCAACTCGCCCAACGGCACGACCAAGGCGGAGGGTGCCACGGAGACCCTCAAGGACTCGCCTACCGACACCAAGGCTACactcaaggacaaggacggcaacCCAATCAAGGAGGAAGATGCTCCGCCACCGGCGCCCGAGAAGGGCGTTGTCCTGACCCGGGAAAAACTGTTCCAGTCGCAGTCGGGTGTCCTCGCTTTCCAAGTCATCGAGGGAACGCTCGCACGCAAGGGTGCTGTCGAGGTTCTCTTTGACGACGGCTACTGGCCTGTCTACGCCTCTGAACGTGCTCGCAGCGCTCACCAGCGCTGGGACCAAATCGGTGAGGGTTtcgtccgcgagctcgactttGGCAGAATCTGGCTCCGCATCAACGCCaacgatgacgatgaccACGAGGACATTGTGGCCGAGGTCCAGATGGGAACTCGCGAATTCCTCGACCAAGCCCTGGACAAGGAGGCAACCTTCGTTCTCTCGGACCCTAAGGGCGGTGGAGGCTGCAGCTCGATCAAGATGAGCGCGCGCTACATTCCCGTTGAGATCCAACTCGCAGCACGCGAGAGCATGAATGACCAGGGCATGCTCTCTTTCACCCTTGTGAGCGGCAAGAACCTCAAGGGCGTGGACCGCAGCGGCAAGTCCGACCCCTACGTCTCTTTCGTTCTCAACAACGTCAAGGTGGCCAAGTCGGAGACAAAGAAGAAGACCCGTGACCCGCAGTGGAACGAGCAGTTCGAAACGGTCGTCCCTTCGCGTGTTCGCGCGAAGTTCGTCGCCCAGGTGAACGACTGGGACCGTGTCGGTAGCGCTACCCCCATGGGCGACGCTATcatcgaccttgccgccaTGGAGCCGTTCCAGCCGTCCAACATCGATGTTCCAGTCGTCCACAACGGCGAGAACGTCGGCACCCTCCAACTCCACATGATCTTCCGGCCCACGATTATTGCTCGCCGCAGAACCAACACGAACGCCTTCGCTGGTGCCGGTAGAGCCGTTACCAGCATCGGTGGCGCGGCTCTCGGTGCGCCCGTGGCTCTTGGTAAGGGCGTTGTCCATGGTGGCGGTGCCGTTGTCTCGGGCGTCGGCCGCGGTGTTGGCACCGTTGTCGGCGCACCCGGCCGCCTCTTTGGCAGGAGCAAGAaccgctcgtcgtcggtcaCGCAGAACCAGCCGCAGGAGAtcctgcgcgaggaggacgagaaccGGGCCATGGGAGGTTCGCATCTCGCTGTACCGGGCTACGACGTGGGTCAAGGTCAGGCTCCCCAGGCCACGGCGGGACAGATCTCGGCTCCTGCTGGAATGAGCGGTGACATGATGCCTGTCGGTGAGGAGGCCACTACCCTTCCTCCTGGTGCAGGCGAGGCGCCCCAGGAGCCCGGCACTCTTATCGTCTCCGTCCTCAGTGTCAAGGACGTCCAGCCGCAGGGCTCgcactcggcctcggcactGAAACCATACGTCACAGTCCGTGTTGGCAACAAGTCGCACAAGACCGACCATGTCAAGGGCACCGAGGGTGACTTCAACGAAACATTCAACTTCAATCTTCCTCTGGGTACTACGGAGCTCTCCCTCAGCGTCTTCG ACAAGCACACTCTAGGCAAGGACACCGAGTTAGGCGAGGCGACTGTCGACATCTGGCGCCACCTGCAGCCGGCTATCCCCACCGCCGATGTCTTCGTTGAGCTCACCCAGGGTTCTGGTCAGGTCAAGCTCCGTCTCGACTGGCAGGCGGGCATGCTCCAGCGCGGCATGTCTCGCATGCGCAGTCGCACCCCTAGTGTGAGCTCCAAGCAAGGCATCGTGCCCGAGACtccgcgctcgagcaggtTTGCCATGACCCCTACCAAGAGCACTGCCAACGGCCAGGGCCCCCAGTAA